In a genomic window of Candidatus Ozemobacteraceae bacterium:
- a CDS encoding diguanylate cyclase, with protein sequence MELFRNIGIKGRIIITTLLIMALPIGVFCYIRWMELDVNLSVYIFIGNAFLLLGLATSWIIAVSITRPLARIRHRLDTFIEKRVANPVNDTGDDEIADVASSVSRVFGIWNGEISLITKKQRLKSEDAAKIEASRSETDRQLQLTRSCLKVAQLLNTTFDFQSNLKTILDEAVRTMNVQWASILLLNRENLELTVACMRGMEQSLLDDLAEDQYPAIKLKPNEGLAGQVLKGGVPLLANKGHKDPRFKSFTEFKAREEKVASILCAPIKSSDGTILGVINFINRISPPLFRNEDIPYAEDVAMLAALVIERNRLYRNMFCDEATGMISHRIWKGYFEEEASRSVRYAQPLCTVVMDLENYRAILEHTAPEFALQVGNDVAKAVQNALRDTDLASRVQDRIYILLPNTDAAGGVFLIGRLKDSLERMAFEYGGRSYTLGASAGIAAFPETTPDARQLIALSMVALDTAKAGGRNRAVIHPPAGSKAVAPASA encoded by the coding sequence GTGGAACTGTTCCGCAACATCGGCATCAAAGGCCGTATCATCATCACGACGCTTCTGATCATGGCGCTGCCGATCGGGGTTTTCTGCTACATCCGCTGGATGGAGCTCGACGTCAACCTCTCAGTGTACATCTTCATCGGAAACGCGTTCCTCCTGCTCGGCCTCGCCACTTCCTGGATCATCGCGGTTTCGATCACCCGGCCCCTGGCCCGTATCAGGCACAGGCTCGACACGTTCATCGAAAAACGCGTCGCGAATCCGGTGAACGACACCGGCGACGACGAGATCGCCGACGTCGCCTCGAGCGTCTCGCGCGTGTTCGGCATCTGGAACGGCGAAATCAGCCTCATCACGAAAAAGCAGCGCTTGAAGAGCGAAGATGCCGCCAAGATCGAGGCGTCCCGCTCCGAAACCGACCGCCAGCTCCAGCTCACACGCTCGTGCCTGAAGGTCGCCCAGCTGCTCAACACCACGTTCGACTTCCAGAGCAACCTCAAGACGATCCTCGACGAGGCGGTCCGCACGATGAACGTCCAGTGGGCTTCGATCCTGCTGCTCAACCGCGAGAACCTCGAATTGACCGTCGCCTGCATGCGGGGCATGGAGCAATCTCTTCTCGACGACCTCGCCGAAGACCAGTATCCCGCCATCAAGCTCAAACCAAACGAAGGCCTCGCCGGCCAGGTTCTCAAAGGTGGCGTCCCGCTTCTCGCGAACAAGGGCCATAAGGATCCGCGGTTCAAGTCGTTCACCGAGTTCAAGGCCCGCGAGGAGAAGGTCGCCAGCATCCTCTGCGCCCCCATCAAATCCTCGGACGGAACGATCCTCGGGGTGATCAACTTCATCAACCGCATCTCGCCGCCGTTGTTCCGGAACGAGGACATTCCCTATGCCGAAGACGTCGCGATGCTCGCAGCTCTCGTGATCGAGCGTAATCGGCTGTACCGCAACATGTTCTGCGATGAGGCCACGGGCATGATCAGCCACCGCATCTGGAAAGGCTACTTCGAGGAAGAGGCCTCCCGCTCGGTCCGCTACGCCCAGCCGCTTTGCACCGTCGTCATGGATCTCGAGAACTACCGGGCGATCCTCGAACATACCGCTCCCGAGTTCGCCCTCCAGGTCGGGAACGACGTCGCAAAGGCTGTCCAGAACGCCCTGCGCGACACCGACCTCGCCTCCCGCGTCCAGGATCGCATCTACATCCTCCTGCCGAACACCGACGCGGCCGGCGGCGTATTCCTGATCGGCCGCCTGAAGGACTCGCTCGAACGGATGGCGTTCGAATACGGCGGAAGATCGTATACGCTCGGAGCATCGGCCGGCATCGCCGCGTTCCCTGAAACGACCCCCGACGCCCGCCAGCTGATCGCCCTTTCGATGGTCGCCCTCGACACCGCGAAAGCCGGCGGGCGCAACCGAGCGGTCATCCACCCTCCCGCGGGCTCGAAGGCCGTCGCACCCGCCAGCGCATGA
- a CDS encoding glycosyltransferase family 4 protein has translation MRTIQILNSPNWSGASNYCITLCRKLMGHGHEVLLLTEPGKPLERARKAGIPCDDTIRLNHRNPGLYLHAIKRMARLFADFRPDIISSHINEGAWMAGMVARRAVPEATVVRVRTDIDPPKGHFINRYVHHAWTDHLIVGSQLHKRLCRQILGFPDEGIDVVYGAVDTDEYSPNPSAAHRLRDELGIANGSFVIGLVARLDPVKGHEYALDALRLLLGLPTPVVLACIGYESNRTVAWLKGEAERLGVADRLRVTMTRRDDLPVLINGCDAGLVTSIGSEANCRAALEFMASGKPVVATTVGVIPEIIQDGEQGFLVQPRDAVGLAHALQKLVINPALRRRAGLAARSHALANFNLDLFASRTESVYRKAIARKQPRM, from the coding sequence ATGAGAACGATTCAGATTCTCAACTCGCCCAACTGGAGCGGTGCGTCGAACTACTGCATCACCCTGTGCCGCAAGCTGATGGGCCACGGCCACGAGGTCCTCCTGCTCACCGAGCCCGGCAAGCCTCTCGAACGGGCACGGAAAGCCGGTATTCCCTGCGACGACACCATTCGGCTGAATCATCGGAACCCTGGCCTGTATCTTCATGCCATCAAGCGCATGGCGCGACTGTTCGCGGATTTCAGGCCAGATATTATATCAAGCCATATCAATGAAGGGGCCTGGATGGCCGGCATGGTAGCGCGCCGCGCGGTACCGGAAGCCACCGTCGTGCGAGTACGGACCGACATCGACCCGCCCAAGGGGCATTTCATCAACCGGTATGTCCATCATGCCTGGACCGACCATCTCATCGTCGGCTCCCAGCTTCACAAGCGGCTGTGTCGCCAGATCCTCGGGTTTCCCGACGAGGGCATCGACGTCGTCTACGGCGCGGTCGACACCGACGAGTACAGCCCCAATCCGAGCGCGGCGCACCGTCTGCGCGACGAACTCGGCATCGCGAACGGCAGTTTCGTGATCGGCCTCGTTGCCCGCCTCGATCCGGTCAAGGGCCACGAGTATGCGCTCGACGCGCTCCGCCTGCTTCTCGGGCTTCCGACGCCGGTCGTGCTCGCCTGCATCGGGTATGAGAGCAACCGCACGGTCGCCTGGCTCAAGGGCGAGGCCGAACGCCTCGGGGTTGCCGACCGACTCCGGGTCACGATGACGCGCCGCGATGACCTGCCCGTTCTGATCAACGGCTGCGACGCGGGCCTCGTCACCTCGATCGGTTCGGAAGCCAACTGCCGGGCGGCGCTCGAGTTCATGGCCTCGGGCAAGCCCGTCGTCGCCACGACGGTCGGGGTCATCCCCGAGATCATCCAGGACGGCGAACAGGGGTTTCTCGTCCAGCCCCGCGACGCCGTGGGCCTTGCGCATGCCCTCCAGAAGCTCGTCATCAACCCGGCGCTGCGCCGCCGCGCCGGCCTCGCGGCCCGTTCCCACGCCCTCGCGAACTTCAACCTCGACCTGTTCGCCAGCCGCACCGAATCGGTGTACCGCAAGGCCATCGCCCGAAAACAGCCTCGGATGTGA
- a CDS encoding ABC transporter permease has product MKVFAITKKELQTYFFSPVAYLVFASFLLVVGYLFWIVLVSSKLATLEPLLYNAAFVLLLVSPVLTMRLISEERRAGTMELLLTSPISPSEIVIGKFLACFILYLLLILLTFQYPLIMSMYAEKLDMGPIMSGYIGLILLGAAFISVGLFASSLCENQMIAAMLSFGAMLCFWVFGWAKYALDNALGEVLGQLSLFERYSEFLKGVVDSGNVVFFVVFIVLWLFMATRVVESDRWR; this is encoded by the coding sequence ATGAAAGTCTTCGCGATAACGAAAAAAGAGCTGCAGACCTACTTCTTCTCGCCCGTCGCGTATCTCGTCTTCGCCTCGTTCCTGCTCGTCGTGGGCTACCTGTTCTGGATCGTCCTCGTCTCGAGCAAACTCGCGACTCTTGAACCTCTGCTGTACAACGCGGCGTTCGTGCTGCTGCTCGTATCGCCCGTGCTGACGATGCGCCTCATCAGCGAGGAGCGCCGCGCTGGCACGATGGAGCTGCTGCTCACCTCGCCGATCTCGCCGTCCGAAATCGTGATCGGCAAGTTCCTGGCCTGCTTCATTCTGTATTTATTGTTGATACTATTGACATTCCAGTATCCGCTGATCATGTCGATGTATGCCGAAAAGCTCGACATGGGCCCGATCATGAGCGGGTATATCGGCCTGATCCTGCTCGGCGCCGCGTTCATCTCGGTCGGCTTGTTTGCCAGCTCGCTGTGCGAGAATCAGATGATCGCCGCGATGCTCAGCTTCGGCGCCATGCTCTGCTTCTGGGTCTTCGGCTGGGCGAAATACGCCCTCGACAATGCGCTCGGGGAGGTCCTCGGCCAGCTCTCGCTGTTCGAGCGGTATTCCGAGTTTCTGAAAGGCGTCGTCGATTCGGGCAACGTCGTATTCTTCGTCGTATTCATCGTGCTGTGGCTGTTCATGGCCACGCGCGTCGTCGAATCGGATCGCTGGAGGTGA
- a CDS encoding DUF4340 domain-containing protein, which yields MKKRYLTTVIAVIAFILLFLYANIYEADVIPEPGKDKPVQLAATANADVRALAWQAGGAPEIRIEAVGTGSEKKFSIVKPRALRADNDVAAGIIRAFSDLQSDLTITATETLSFGFGSDSPRLTIETGSATTVLTLGQQAPVGGSVYVQRKDDPNVYVVDNSVVTAFRKSLSDLRDKAIFTEDFTDIASVTVVNGSTTFELAKTSTGWDMSAPVAMPADAGEVSSLIFGIHDLKVDRFVEESTPESAVKGFDTPSYKVVMRTPAGKTFEFAVGAEKDGFAAVKRSGDDEAYLVSLTSLARVKKDFTALRNKNLPAMPPLEVKHLSMRVGTETFELALASNTWSFDGRTIDKSHVESVLQAYANCRVQEFLSDDEKKAHGLDDVKTCDRLVLKSDKAERTVFFGAHEEIEVIIQLEGEKELYRIPRLLHSSILNLADELRKKPEPPQAATASAPAAPASAAVPAPVPNK from the coding sequence GTGAAGAAACGATATCTGACGACCGTCATCGCCGTTATCGCGTTCATTCTTCTCTTCCTCTACGCAAACATCTACGAGGCCGACGTCATTCCCGAGCCCGGGAAGGACAAGCCCGTTCAGCTCGCCGCCACCGCGAACGCCGATGTGCGCGCACTCGCCTGGCAGGCGGGCGGCGCCCCGGAGATTCGCATCGAGGCCGTCGGAACGGGGTCCGAGAAGAAGTTTTCGATCGTCAAGCCTCGCGCCCTTCGCGCTGACAATGACGTGGCGGCCGGGATCATCCGGGCCTTCTCGGACCTCCAGTCCGACCTGACCATCACGGCGACCGAAACCCTCTCGTTTGGCTTCGGAAGTGACTCGCCCCGGCTCACCATCGAGACTGGAAGCGCCACGACGGTGCTGACTCTCGGTCAGCAGGCCCCGGTCGGCGGCTCCGTTTACGTCCAGCGGAAGGATGACCCGAACGTCTACGTCGTCGACAACAGCGTCGTGACGGCCTTCCGCAAAAGCCTGTCAGACCTTCGCGACAAGGCGATCTTCACCGAGGACTTCACCGATATCGCGTCGGTCACCGTCGTGAACGGATCGACGACGTTCGAACTCGCGAAGACCTCCACCGGCTGGGACATGTCGGCGCCGGTCGCCATGCCTGCCGATGCAGGCGAGGTGTCGTCCCTGATCTTCGGCATCCACGATCTGAAAGTCGACCGGTTCGTCGAGGAGTCCACGCCGGAATCGGCGGTCAAGGGCTTCGATACACCTTCCTACAAGGTCGTGATGCGCACGCCGGCCGGCAAGACCTTCGAGTTCGCTGTCGGGGCCGAGAAAGACGGGTTCGCCGCCGTGAAACGTTCGGGCGACGATGAAGCGTATCTCGTTTCCCTGACATCCCTGGCCCGGGTGAAAAAGGATTTTACGGCCCTGCGCAACAAGAACCTCCCCGCGATGCCGCCCCTCGAGGTGAAGCACCTGTCGATGCGTGTCGGAACCGAAACGTTTGAACTCGCGCTCGCCAGCAACACCTGGAGTTTCGACGGCCGTACCATTGACAAGAGCCATGTCGAAAGCGTGCTGCAGGCCTACGCCAACTGCCGGGTCCAGGAGTTCCTCTCTGACGACGAAAAAAAGGCGCACGGACTCGACGATGTGAAAACCTGCGACCGCCTTGTTCTGAAATCCGACAAGGCCGAGCGAACCGTCTTCTTCGGCGCACACGAGGAGATCGAAGTGATTATTCAGCTCGAAGGGGAAAAGGAGCTGTATCGCATCCCCCGCCTCCTTCACAGCTCGATCCTCAACCTCGCCGACGAACTCCGCAAGAAACCCGAACCACCACAGGCCGCGACCGCTTCCGCACCGGCCGCCCCGGCATCCGCTGCTGTTCCCGCCCCAGTCCCAAATAAATGA
- a CDS encoding glycosyltransferase family 2 protein, with the protein MPTIGVSIIAHNEEAHLAGAIESAAFADEVIVVDCASTDRTSEIARSFDRVRLFWRPNDANLNVNKSFGFDQLSTDWIFYLDPDERIPPPLTEEIRRSIADTPHAAFRLSRRNHFFGRMLAHGGQYPDAQLRLFRRGKASFPNRHVHESLEVQGSIGMLREPFDHFPYPSLDDYLRKMNFYTSFQADFWLREGRRPGFVDSARFLFARPLSRFLRRYLFKGGWRDGWQGYVAALGDAFQIVAGYAKFLERSGRGS; encoded by the coding sequence ATGCCCACCATCGGAGTTTCGATCATCGCCCACAACGAGGAAGCGCACCTCGCCGGCGCCATAGAATCCGCCGCGTTCGCAGACGAGGTCATCGTCGTCGATTGCGCCTCGACGGACCGGACGTCGGAGATCGCCCGCTCGTTCGACCGGGTGCGGTTGTTTTGGCGGCCGAACGACGCCAATCTCAACGTGAACAAATCCTTCGGGTTTGACCAGCTCTCCACCGACTGGATCTTCTACCTCGACCCCGACGAGCGAATCCCCCCCCCTCTCACCGAGGAGATTCGCCGTTCGATCGCCGATACGCCCCATGCTGCGTTTCGTCTTTCCAGGCGCAACCACTTTTTCGGCCGCATGCTCGCTCACGGCGGCCAGTATCCCGACGCCCAGCTGCGCTTGTTCAGGCGCGGCAAGGCCAGCTTTCCCAACAGGCACGTTCACGAAAGCCTCGAGGTGCAGGGAAGCATCGGCATGCTCCGGGAGCCGTTCGACCATTTTCCCTACCCGTCGCTCGATGATTACCTGCGCAAAATGAACTTTTACACCTCCTTCCAGGCTGATTTCTGGCTCCGGGAAGGGCGTAGACCGGGCTTCGTCGATTCCGCCCGGTTCCTGTTCGCCCGCCCGCTCAGTCGGTTCCTCCGCAGATATCTGTTCAAGGGGGGCTGGCGCGACGGCTGGCAGGGCTACGTCGCGGCGCTCGGAGACGCGTTTCAGATCGTTGCCGGCTATGCAAAGTTTCTCGAAAGGAGCGGCCGGGGCTCATGA
- a CDS encoding Gldg family protein, with protein MTTHRRDTRSVLPVLALIAGLLLLLASGIGYLMFPSKGTIALGILAAGAFLILGAFVASPRTLKEIATSRTSWLVVNDVILVLAIIGIGVLLSYIGFRRHIRYDFTRDRLFSISDSTIKVLRGLKKDVKITAFYPKGSLEFTMVDDLLRECRRNTDRLSVKMVDPFRDPMTTKAMNVHAAGTVVVQCENQRKDIPANELFLQPPPFAQKREPPKFQGEQAITSALLNVTSGAKRKIAFVKGHEEPGLTSYKPDGLAAAQQFLARENYDTVEISLMEGIPTDTTVLAILSPAKGFHPDEIKNLRQYVTERKGALLVALNPDNKAAELEQFLSETFSVTCNSEIIISPRGMNGDLSIVIPRYSPHPIVKEQMERNSAVLMQVARGLNIEQRETYSSLAFLRTDENCYGKRPPSAVLQGQIQFDPNTDVRGPLSLGLALEGKGTASGSRVVVYGDADFATNMLLQVQGNADLVVNTFNWLAGQEQLISIRPKQIEFAQIVLDAEASQRIMIICVVVSPLLVMLLGGAVWWSRRRV; from the coding sequence ATGACGACGCACAGACGTGACACTCGTTCCGTTCTTCCCGTTCTTGCCCTGATCGCCGGGCTTCTTCTGCTGCTCGCCTCCGGCATCGGGTATCTGATGTTCCCCAGCAAGGGAACGATAGCGCTAGGTATTCTTGCCGCTGGCGCGTTTCTGATTCTCGGCGCGTTCGTCGCCTCGCCGCGCACACTGAAGGAGATCGCCACCAGCCGCACCTCGTGGCTCGTGGTGAACGACGTGATCCTGGTGCTGGCCATCATCGGCATCGGCGTGCTGCTCTCCTACATCGGGTTCCGGCGGCATATCCGGTACGACTTCACCCGCGACCGGCTGTTCTCGATCTCCGACTCGACGATCAAGGTCCTGCGCGGCCTGAAGAAGGACGTGAAGATCACCGCCTTCTACCCGAAGGGTTCGCTCGAGTTCACGATGGTCGACGATCTGCTGCGGGAGTGCCGCCGCAACACCGACCGACTTTCCGTGAAGATGGTCGATCCGTTCCGCGACCCGATGACGACCAAGGCCATGAACGTGCATGCGGCCGGCACCGTCGTCGTCCAGTGCGAGAACCAACGCAAGGATATCCCGGCGAACGAGCTGTTCCTGCAGCCGCCGCCCTTTGCGCAGAAACGCGAACCGCCGAAGTTCCAGGGCGAACAGGCCATCACCTCGGCCCTGCTGAACGTGACGAGCGGCGCCAAACGCAAGATCGCCTTCGTGAAAGGCCACGAAGAGCCCGGTCTGACCTCCTACAAGCCCGACGGCCTCGCCGCGGCCCAGCAGTTCCTCGCCCGCGAAAACTACGATACGGTCGAGATCTCGTTGATGGAAGGCATTCCGACCGACACCACCGTGCTCGCCATTCTGTCTCCGGCGAAAGGCTTCCACCCTGACGAGATCAAAAATCTCAGGCAGTATGTAACCGAACGCAAGGGCGCCCTGCTGGTCGCGCTGAACCCGGACAACAAGGCCGCCGAGCTTGAGCAGTTTCTGAGTGAGACCTTCAGCGTCACCTGCAACTCGGAGATCATCATCAGCCCGCGCGGCATGAACGGCGACCTGTCGATCGTCATTCCCCGCTACAGCCCACACCCGATCGTGAAGGAACAGATGGAACGCAACTCCGCCGTCCTGATGCAGGTCGCGCGTGGCCTCAACATCGAACAGCGCGAGACCTACTCGTCGCTCGCGTTCCTCCGGACCGACGAGAACTGCTACGGAAAACGGCCGCCCTCGGCCGTGCTCCAGGGCCAGATCCAATTCGACCCGAACACCGACGTGCGCGGCCCCCTCAGTCTCGGCCTTGCCCTCGAAGGGAAGGGGACGGCGAGCGGAAGCCGGGTCGTTGTCTACGGCGACGCCGATTTCGCGACGAACATGCTGCTGCAGGTGCAGGGCAACGCCGACCTCGTCGTGAACACGTTCAACTGGCTCGCCGGCCAGGAACAGCTGATCTCGATCAGGCCCAAGCAGATCGAGTTCGCCCAGATCGTCCTCGACGCCGAGGCGTCACAGCGCATCATGATCATCTGCGTCGTCGTCTCCCCGCTGCTCGTCATGCTGCTGGGCGGCGCCGTCTGGTGGTCTCGCAGGAGGGTGTGA
- a CDS encoding ATP-binding cassette domain-containing protein has protein sequence MKDVTKYYGNFRALDGISFSVQGGEILGLLGPNGAGKTTAMRILTCFLPATTGTVTVDGFDVFEDSMDVRRRLGYLPETPPVYPEMTVRSYLNFVADIREVPAKDCRRRVDTVIERTGLVDHQMRVIGTLSKGYRQRVGLAQALVHDPAVLILDEPTVGLDPNQIIEIRNLIKDLSKDHTVILSTHILSEVSMTCKRVVIINEGRIVAEDSVENLERQGGAATSFRIGLRPASLDWKACFTGTEGVKVEGEQNDGPVVRFNLSLPDHAAYDGVFKATVAKGHVFTEITPARASLEEVFLRLTRSEENGNGNGDANGEGGKAA, from the coding sequence ATGAAGGATGTCACCAAGTATTATGGGAACTTCCGCGCGCTCGACGGGATTTCCTTCTCGGTGCAGGGGGGTGAGATTCTCGGTCTGCTCGGCCCGAACGGGGCGGGAAAGACCACCGCGATGCGGATTCTCACCTGTTTCCTGCCTGCGACGACGGGCACCGTCACCGTCGACGGCTTCGACGTGTTCGAAGACTCGATGGACGTGCGCCGCAGGCTCGGGTATCTCCCCGAGACGCCGCCCGTCTACCCCGAGATGACCGTCAGATCGTATCTCAACTTCGTCGCGGACATCCGCGAGGTTCCGGCGAAAGACTGCCGCAGGCGCGTCGACACGGTGATCGAGCGCACGGGGCTGGTCGACCACCAGATGCGCGTCATCGGCACGCTGTCGAAGGGCTATCGGCAGCGCGTCGGCCTCGCGCAGGCGCTGGTTCACGACCCGGCCGTGCTGATTCTCGACGAGCCGACCGTCGGCCTCGACCCGAACCAGATCATCGAGATCCGCAACCTGATCAAGGACCTTTCGAAAGACCACACGGTCATTCTCTCGACCCACATCCTGTCCGAGGTCAGCATGACCTGCAAGCGCGTGGTCATCATCAACGAGGGCCGCATCGTCGCGGAGGACAGCGTCGAGAACCTCGAACGCCAGGGCGGGGCGGCGACATCGTTCCGCATCGGTCTGCGGCCCGCCTCGCTCGACTGGAAGGCCTGCTTCACCGGCACCGAGGGCGTCAAGGTCGAGGGCGAGCAGAACGACGGGCCCGTCGTGCGGTTCAACCTCTCGTTGCCGGATCACGCGGCCTATGACGGCGTCTTCAAAGCCACGGTGGCGAAGGGCCACGTGTTCACCGAGATCACGCCGGCGCGCGCCTCGCTCGAAGAGGTGTTCCTGCGCCTGACGCGCAGCGAGGAGAACGGCAACGGCAACGGCGACGCCAATGGGGAAGGAGGGAAGGCGGCATGA
- the metG gene encoding methionine--tRNA ligase codes for MHPERPFYITTPIYYANAELHIGHAFTTLAADTASRYHRLMGRETHFLTGSDEHGQKVEQAAKAKGITPLQHTDGLVEKFKALWKRLDITNDDFIRTTEDRHKKGVQNALSLLKERGEIYEDQYQGWYCTPCERFWTEKEVPEKLCPDCKRPVDQITEKNYFFRMSKYQKALIDYIQANPGYIRPENRRNEVLGFLAQPLGDLCISRPKKRLAWGIELPFDPDYVTYVWFDALLNYITAIGYPEHPDTFKKFWPASVHLVGKDILTTHAVYWSTMLMALDLPLPQMIFAHGWWISSGGKMSKSVGNVLSPLDLVDKYGLDPFRYYLFREMTFGADAQFTEDSFITRYNADLANDYGNLCNRMLPMMRKNRDGVFHKAEPKLPQTHEVVALAKAVIPEYHTAMDNLLFHQALERTWDLIRRLNKYVDETAPWALAKAGNTAALDEVFYTVGEGVRLVTHLVQPFMPHLAPNFLDQLGLGNQFTPLHLVEWGQLPDGTRCNEPAPQFPRIETARIEALKKGEKAPKPEKPAKAEKAVEAAMAASAPAAPASDGLVEYDEFMKTELAVAKVVTAEKVENADKLLKLTVDLGTETRQLVAGIALFYKPEELIGKQVVMVKNLKPAKIRGIVSHGMILAAQTADGGLALVQPEKPAQVGCRVK; via the coding sequence ATGCATCCTGAACGCCCCTTTTATATCACGACCCCTATTTATTACGCCAACGCCGAACTGCACATCGGGCACGCGTTCACCACGCTCGCGGCCGACACGGCGAGCCGGTATCACCGGCTCATGGGCCGCGAGACGCACTTCCTGACGGGTTCCGACGAACACGGCCAGAAGGTCGAGCAGGCGGCGAAGGCGAAAGGAATCACGCCTCTCCAGCACACCGACGGTCTCGTCGAGAAGTTCAAGGCCCTCTGGAAGCGCCTCGACATCACGAACGACGACTTCATCCGGACCACCGAGGACCGGCACAAAAAGGGCGTCCAGAACGCGCTTTCCCTGCTGAAGGAGCGCGGCGAGATCTACGAGGACCAGTATCAGGGCTGGTATTGCACCCCCTGCGAGCGATTCTGGACCGAGAAGGAAGTCCCCGAAAAGCTGTGCCCCGACTGCAAGCGGCCGGTCGACCAGATCACCGAGAAGAACTACTTTTTCCGCATGTCGAAGTACCAGAAGGCGCTCATCGACTACATCCAGGCGAACCCCGGCTACATCAGGCCCGAGAACCGGCGCAACGAGGTGCTCGGCTTCCTCGCCCAGCCGCTCGGCGATTTGTGCATCTCGCGGCCGAAGAAGCGCCTGGCGTGGGGCATCGAGTTGCCGTTCGACCCCGACTACGTCACCTATGTCTGGTTCGACGCTCTGCTCAACTACATCACCGCGATCGGCTACCCCGAACACCCGGATACTTTCAAGAAGTTCTGGCCCGCCAGCGTGCATCTCGTCGGCAAGGACATCCTCACGACCCACGCGGTGTACTGGTCGACCATGCTGATGGCCCTCGATCTGCCCCTGCCGCAGATGATCTTCGCGCACGGCTGGTGGATCTCGTCGGGCGGCAAGATGTCGAAATCGGTCGGCAACGTCCTCAGCCCCCTCGATCTCGTCGACAAGTACGGCCTCGACCCGTTCCGCTACTACCTGTTCCGTGAAATGACATTCGGTGCCGACGCGCAGTTCACCGAAGACTCGTTCATCACCCGCTACAACGCCGACCTCGCGAACGATTACGGCAACCTCTGCAACCGCATGCTCCCCATGATGCGCAAGAACCGCGACGGCGTCTTTCACAAGGCCGAGCCGAAACTGCCCCAGACGCATGAGGTGGTCGCACTCGCGAAGGCCGTCATTCCCGAGTATCACACCGCGATGGACAACCTGCTGTTCCACCAGGCCCTCGAACGCACGTGGGACCTGATTCGTCGTCTCAACAAATACGTCGACGAGACCGCGCCCTGGGCCTTGGCGAAAGCCGGCAACACGGCGGCCCTCGACGAAGTGTTTTACACGGTCGGCGAAGGCGTCCGGCTCGTGACGCATCTCGTCCAGCCCTTCATGCCGCACCTCGCCCCGAACTTCCTCGATCAGCTCGGGCTGGGAAACCAGTTCACCCCGCTCCACCTCGTCGAGTGGGGCCAGCTGCCGGACGGCACGCGGTGCAACGAGCCCGCCCCCCAGTTCCCGCGCATCGAGACGGCCCGCATCGAGGCCCTCAAAAAAGGGGAAAAAGCGCCCAAACCGGAAAAGCCCGCAAAGGCCGAAAAAGCCGTTGAAGCCGCGATGGCCGCTTCCGCCCCAGCCGCCCCCGCGTCCGACGGACTCGTTGAGTATGACGAATTCATGAAGACCGAGCTGGCCGTGGCGAAGGTCGTGACGGCCGAAAAGGTCGAAAACGCCGACAAGCTGCTGAAACTGACGGTCGATCTCGGCACCGAGACCCGCCAGCTCGTCGCGGGCATCGCCCTCTTCTACAAGCCCGAGGAGCTGATCGGAAAGCAGGTCGTGATGGTGAAGAACCTGAAGCCGGCCAAGATCCGCGGCATCGTCTCGCACGGCATGATCCTCGCCGCGCAGACCGCCGATGGCGGACTGGCGCTCGTTCAGCCTGAAAAACCCGCCCAGGTCGGCTGCCGCGTCAAGTAG
- a CDS encoding TatD family hydrolase → MNGLIDTHAHLQDEAFSGDFEAVVEKIAASKPAAVINAGTDLATSRRAVEISRMRPWFWALAGVHPHDAKTWDASSSGELRRLAGDPRTVGIGEIGLDYHYDFSPRDTQREVFLAQWRLGAELGIPVVIHIREAFDDFFHFIEGEPRPSRVLLHCFSGDLDTARKALDEGFSFSIGGPLTYPKSEETRTIFRFLPDERIHLETDCPYLAPIPFRGKRNDPSLIEHTFRKLCEVRRAEPEEMARILRDNALRFFAPKLTLQG, encoded by the coding sequence ATGAACGGATTGATCGACACACACGCACATCTGCAGGACGAAGCGTTCTCCGGTGATTTCGAGGCGGTCGTCGAAAAGATCGCGGCGTCGAAACCGGCGGCCGTCATCAATGCGGGAACGGATCTCGCGACCAGCCGCCGGGCGGTCGAGATCTCGCGCATGCGACCTTGGTTCTGGGCGCTGGCGGGGGTGCATCCGCACGACGCGAAAACGTGGGATGCCTCTTCGAGCGGTGAACTCAGGCGCCTTGCCGGCGATCCGCGTACGGTTGGCATTGGCGAGATCGGCCTCGATTACCACTACGACTTTTCGCCCCGCGACACCCAGCGCGAGGTGTTTCTCGCCCAGTGGCGACTCGGCGCTGAACTCGGGATACCTGTCGTCATCCACATCCGTGAGGCCTTCGACGACTTCTTCCATTTCATCGAGGGAGAGCCCCGGCCGTCCCGGGTGCTGCTGCACTGCTTCTCGGGCGATCTGGACACCGCGCGGAAAGCGCTCGATGAAGGGTTTTCCTTCTCGATCGGCGGGCCGCTCACCTACCCGAAAAGCGAGGAAACGCGGACGATCTTCCGGTTCCTGCCGGACGAACGGATTCATCTCGAGACCGACTGCCCCTATCTCGCGCCGATTCCCTTCCGGGGGAAGCGGAACGATCCGTCGCTGATCGAACATACGTTCAGGAAACTGTGCGAGGTGCGGCGCGCCGAACCGGAAGAGATGGCCCGCATCCTTCGCGACAATGCCCTGAGGTTTTTCGCCCCGAAGCTGACATTGCAGGGGTGA